The DNA region CCCGACCACGCGCCCACGATCACCACACTGCGCCCGGGCGTGCTGCGCGCGGTGAGCAAGGACGGCGCACAGGATTTCGCGGTCACTGGCGGCTTCGCCGAGATCACCCCGGCAGGAGCCTCTGTCCTCGCGGAGCGCGCCATGCCGCTCGCGGAGGCCAAGGAGACCGTGGACAGCCTCATCGCGGAGGCGCGTGAAGCTGCAAGCGGGGCCGAGGGCGACGCCAAGGACACCGCCGACAAGCGCGTGGCCGATTACGAGGCTCTCAAGGCCGCCATCGGCTGAGGCTTGCGGGCCGCATTGCGACGCGAACGAGGC from Pseudomonadota bacterium includes:
- a CDS encoding F0F1 ATP synthase subunit epsilon, whose protein sequence is MAFQFDLVSPERRLASFEASEVQIPGAEGDMTAMPDHAPTITTLRPGVLRAVSKDGAQDFAVTGGFAEITPAGASVLAERAMPLAEAKETVDSLIAEAREAASGAEGDAKDTADKRVADYEALKAAIG